One genomic region from Corvus moneduloides isolate bCorMon1 unplaced genomic scaffold, bCorMon1.pri scaffold_98_arrow_ctg1, whole genome shotgun sequence encodes:
- the LOC116439098 gene encoding olfactory receptor 14J1-like, whose translation MSNSSSISHFLLLPLADTRQLQLLHFCLFLGISLAALLGNGLIISAGACGQHLHSPMFFFLLNLALTDLGSICTTVPKAMHNSLWGTSHISYSACAAQVFLFVFFMGVEVSLLTIMCYDRYVSICKPLHYGTLLGSRACAHMAAAAWASAFLNALLHTANTFSLPPCLGNALGQFFCEIPHILKLSCSHSHLRELGVLVFSASLGLGCFVFMVFSYVQIFRAVLRIPSEQGQRHKAFSTCLPHLAVLSLFLSTILFAHLKPPSISSPSLDLALSVLYSVVPPALNPLIYSLRNQELRDALRKMMTGFFQQQ comes from the coding sequence ATGTccaacagcagctccatcagccacttcctcctgctgccattGGCAGACACgcggcagctgcagctcctgcacttctGCCTCTTCCTGGGCATCTCCCTGGCTGCCCTCCTGGGCAACGGCCTCATCATCAGCGCCGGAGCCTGCGGccagcacctgcacagccccatgTTCTTCTTCCTGCTCAACCTGGCCCTCACCGACCTGGGCTCCATCTGCACCACTGTCCCCAAAGCTATGCACAATTCCCTCTGGGGCACCAGCCACATCTCCTACTCAGCATGTGCTGCTCAGGTGTTTCTGTTTGTCTTCTTTATGGGAGTAGAGGTTTCCCTCCTCACCATCATGTGCTACGACCGCTACGTGTCCATCTGCAAACCCCTGCACTACGGGAccctcctgggcagcagagcttgtgcccacatggcagcagctgcctgggccaGTGCCTTTCTCAATGCTCTGCTGCACACGGCCAATACATTTTCCCTGCCCCCGTGCCTGGGCAATGCCCTGGGCCAGTTCTTCTGTGAAATCCCACACATCCTCAAGCTCTCCTGCTCACACTCCCACCTCAGGGAACTTGGGGTTCTTGTATTTAGTGCCAGTTTAGGACTTGGCTGTTTTGTGTTCATGGTTTTCTCCTATGTGCAGATCTTCAGGGCCGTGCTGAGGATCCCCTCTGAGCAGGGACAAAGGCACAAAGCCTTTTCCACGTGCCTCCCTCACCTGGCCGTGCTCTCCCTGTTCCTCAGCACTATTTTGTTTGCTCACCTGAAGCCCCCCTCcatctcctccccatccctggatctGGCCCTGTCAGTTCTGTACTCGGTGGTGCCTCCAGCCCTGAACCCCCTCATCTACAGCCTGAGGAACCAGGAGCTCAGGGATGCCCTGAGGAAAATGATGACTGGATTTTTTCAGCAGCAATGA